The Brasilonema sennae CENA114 genome includes a region encoding these proteins:
- a CDS encoding DUF1778 domain-containing protein, translating to MQPHSAESGNRNITINIRAHQEQRDLIDRAAAALGKNRSDFMLETACREAETVLLDRRLFVLDEATFQQFMEQLDTPPRASDNLKKLLATKAPWE from the coding sequence ATGCAACCGCATTCTGCCGAATCAGGCAACCGCAACATCACCATCAACATCCGAGCACACCAGGAGCAACGGGATCTGATTGACCGGGCGGCAGCAGCCCTCGGTAAGAACCGCTCCGATTTCATGCTAGAGACGGCGTGTCGGGAAGCGGAAACAGTTCTGCTCGACCGTCGGCTTTTTGTGCTGGATGAAGCAACTTTTCAGCAATTCATGGAACAGCTGGATACGCCGCCAAGAGCGAGTGACAATCTTAAAAAACTGCTTGCCACGAAAGCACCGTGGGAATGA
- a CDS encoding Hfq-related RNA-binding protein: MTIMGLDTSLPSIRQVQNLIQQAVTIEIKLLTGDILIGRIIWQDSQCMCLMNENSQQMTVWKQAIAYIKAKE; the protein is encoded by the coding sequence ATGACAATTATGGGACTTGACACCTCACTACCTAGCATTCGGCAAGTACAAAATTTGATACAGCAAGCAGTCACAATTGAAATCAAACTGCTTACTGGCGACATATTGATTGGAAGAATCATATGGCAGGATTCTCAGTGTATGTGTCTTATGAATGAAAACAGTCAACAGATGACTGTTTGGAAGCAAGCCATTGCTTATATTAAGGCAAAAGAATAA
- a CDS encoding GNAT family N-acetyltransferase translates to MTEQNEGHQSLEAPQPLKPDHQRENFTSGSPELDNWLKTRALKNEDSGASRTYVVCVGDKVIAYYCLANGSILSTTAPGRVRRNMPDPIPVMVIGRLAVSLDWQGKGIGQALVRDAVLRTLQAATIAGIRGILVHALNEDAKAFYLRCGFMPSPLAPMTLMLTLADAKVALGIQ, encoded by the coding sequence ATGACAGAGCAAAACGAAGGACATCAGTCTCTGGAAGCGCCCCAACCGCTCAAACCAGACCATCAACGAGAGAATTTCACATCTGGCAGCCCAGAACTGGACAACTGGTTGAAAACGCGGGCACTCAAGAACGAAGACAGCGGGGCGTCTCGAACCTATGTCGTGTGTGTCGGGGACAAGGTGATTGCCTATTACTGTCTGGCGAACGGGAGCATCCTAAGCACCACAGCCCCAGGCAGGGTTCGCCGTAACATGCCTGATCCGATTCCTGTCATGGTCATTGGACGACTGGCTGTTTCACTTGACTGGCAGGGCAAGGGCATTGGACAAGCCCTGGTTCGCGATGCCGTGCTTCGCACCCTGCAAGCGGCAACCATTGCCGGTATCAGGGGGATTCTCGTCCATGCCCTGAACGAGGACGCCAAGGCATTCTATCTTCGATGCGGATTCATGCCTTCGCCACTGGCTCCCATGACGTTGATGCTGACCCTTGCGGATGCCAAAGTAGCTCTTGGTATTCAATGA
- the bcp gene encoding thioredoxin-dependent thiol peroxidase gives MNNIPQQGQKPPDFSAIDQDGNQLSLGDFSGQWVVLYFYPKDDTPGCTTEAKDFSELSQDFSKLGAKILGVSPDSQKSHCKFINKHNLSITLLSDPEHQVAEAYGAWRLKKFMGKEYMGVERSTFIIAPDQTIAYTWAKVKAKGHATAVLAQLRELIGSDLAPGQTHVNRADI, from the coding sequence GTGAACAACATACCTCAACAGGGGCAAAAACCTCCTGATTTCTCTGCGATAGATCAAGACGGTAACCAACTTAGTCTAGGTGATTTCTCTGGTCAATGGGTGGTCCTTTATTTCTACCCCAAAGATGACACTCCTGGTTGTACCACTGAAGCTAAAGATTTTAGCGAGTTATCTCAAGACTTTAGTAAATTAGGAGCGAAAATCTTGGGTGTCAGTCCAGATTCACAAAAATCTCATTGCAAATTTATTAATAAGCATAACTTATCAATAACTTTGTTAAGTGATCCAGAGCATCAAGTTGCTGAAGCTTACGGTGCGTGGCGATTGAAAAAGTTTATGGGTAAAGAGTACATGGGTGTAGAGCGTTCAACTTTTATCATCGCACCTGACCAAACAATCGCTTACACTTGGGCAAAGGTGAAAGCCAAAGGTCATGCAACTGCTGTGCTGGCTCAATTGCGAGAATTGATAGGCTCAGATCTTGCACCAGGGCAAACGCATGTAAATAGAGCTGATATATGA
- the dapF gene encoding diaminopimelate epimerase produces the protein MAIEFTKYHGLGNDFILIDNRSSSEPVITPEQAVKLCDRHFGIGADGVIFALPGENGTDYTMRIFNSDGSEPEMCGNGIRCLGAFLADLEGDAKKSDQYRIHTLGGVMTPQLMPDGQVKVDMGIPRLLAGEIPTTINPANEKVINQPLEVAGKTWDVTCVNMGNPHCITFVEDVATIPLEVIGPQFEHHPVFPQRINTEFIQVVRPDYVKMRVWERGAGITLACGTGACASLVAGVLTQRCDRKATVELPGGPLLIEWSQIDQRLYMTGPAERVFTGKID, from the coding sequence ATGGCAATAGAATTTACTAAGTATCACGGTCTGGGCAATGACTTCATATTGATTGACAATCGCTCGTCATCAGAGCCTGTCATCACTCCAGAGCAAGCGGTTAAGTTGTGCGATCGCCACTTTGGTATCGGTGCAGACGGTGTTATTTTTGCCCTACCTGGAGAAAACGGTACTGACTACACCATGCGCATTTTTAATTCGGATGGTTCAGAACCAGAAATGTGTGGTAACGGTATTCGCTGTCTCGGTGCTTTTTTAGCTGATTTGGAGGGTGACGCCAAAAAAAGCGACCAATATCGCATTCATACTCTAGGTGGTGTGATGACACCGCAACTCATGCCAGATGGTCAAGTTAAAGTGGATATGGGTATCCCCAGGCTACTTGCTGGTGAAATTCCCACGACTATCAACCCAGCTAACGAAAAAGTGATCAATCAACCGCTAGAAGTCGCAGGCAAAACTTGGGATGTCACGTGTGTCAATATGGGAAATCCTCACTGCATCACCTTTGTAGAAGATGTTGCAACAATTCCTCTAGAAGTTATTGGTCCTCAGTTTGAGCATCACCCAGTTTTCCCTCAACGAATCAATACTGAATTTATTCAAGTGGTGCGTCCTGACTACGTGAAAATGCGTGTATGGGAACGAGGTGCTGGTATAACTTTAGCTTGTGGGACTGGCGCGTGTGCGTCGCTAGTGGCGGGTGTGTTGACACAGAGATGCGATCGCAAAGCTACAGTAGAACTTCCAGGAGGACCATTGCTGATAGAATGGTCCCAAATCGACCAGCGGCTTTATATGACAGGACCAGCAGAGCGGGTTTTTACTGGGAAAATTGACTAA
- a CDS encoding alpha/beta hydrolase, giving the protein MNCSPISPPIPKVTRLRPHTRLISKQSILRQIALGILSIGLIPTLTARPSLSAERLTLSYGAVSRSISIDSLETYAKTGKIDDDLAVYVEYAGKEQLKQLPQLLLTPIPLNAVQVSQFLYTPIGERVLADFGEVVQQESHINGFYAIRGALILAAADPKNFTLLNILRRFPSRTISINLARGLQIAEAFQNIVNQTQQAIALINKQSLDTANASTSDKISLTDLPRSGKYRWQKRTITLNDTSRNRIFPADIYLPDVSGFRPVIVISHGLGSDRTSYAYLAQNLASYGFVVAVPEHPGSDAKQLQALLSGRAAEVTSPREFIDRPLDVKYLLNQLTNLSQTDPAYKGRLNLEQVGVVGQSFGGYTALALAGAPINFKQLEKNCPSSPDKANLSLLLQCLAVSLPQSSTYNLSDSRVKAAIAINPIDSTIMGQDSISQIKIPIMIMAGTADTIAPAFPEQIEPFTWLTTLNKYLVLINGATHFSTIGESQSSGVPVPEQVIGPSPALAQRYVRALSLPFFETYVANQPSYRRYLSANYVNAISQEPLRLSLVQFLSLKNSALSPIQQHSAVFNSQSSSPPSLPAYGTKRP; this is encoded by the coding sequence ATGAATTGCTCGCCGATTTCGCCTCCTATCCCCAAAGTTACCCGGTTGCGTCCTCATACTCGTTTGATCAGCAAGCAATCCATTTTGCGACAAATCGCCTTGGGGATTCTCAGTATTGGGTTAATTCCTACTCTAACCGCTCGTCCTAGCTTAAGTGCAGAGCGGTTGACTCTTTCCTATGGTGCTGTGTCTCGCTCTATTTCGATTGATTCTCTAGAAACCTATGCCAAGACAGGTAAAATAGATGATGACCTAGCTGTGTATGTTGAGTATGCAGGTAAAGAGCAACTAAAGCAACTGCCGCAATTGTTGCTGACTCCCATTCCCCTAAATGCTGTACAGGTTTCGCAGTTTCTTTATACACCGATCGGCGAAAGAGTGTTAGCAGATTTCGGAGAAGTCGTACAGCAAGAATCTCACATTAACGGGTTCTATGCAATTCGAGGAGCACTGATTCTTGCAGCCGCCGATCCAAAAAATTTCACTTTATTAAATATACTACGCAGGTTTCCCTCAAGAACGATTTCGATAAATTTAGCTCGCGGTTTGCAAATAGCAGAGGCATTCCAAAATATAGTCAATCAGACTCAACAGGCCATCGCACTGATCAACAAGCAGTCGTTGGATACAGCAAATGCCTCTACTTCAGATAAGATTTCACTCACAGATCTGCCACGATCAGGAAAATATCGTTGGCAGAAGCGGACTATTACGCTCAACGACACATCTCGTAATCGCATTTTTCCTGCTGACATTTATCTACCAGATGTATCTGGCTTTCGTCCAGTTATTGTCATCTCCCACGGACTTGGTTCTGATCGTACCAGTTATGCTTACCTTGCTCAAAACCTTGCTTCTTATGGGTTTGTCGTTGCTGTTCCAGAACATCCCGGTAGTGATGCCAAACAGTTGCAAGCTTTATTATCAGGTAGGGCGGCGGAAGTCACAAGTCCAAGAGAATTTATTGACCGCCCTTTGGATGTAAAGTATTTGTTGAATCAACTTACGAACCTATCTCAAACCGACCCTGCATACAAAGGGCGCTTGAATTTGGAACAAGTCGGCGTAGTCGGTCAATCCTTTGGTGGTTACACAGCTTTAGCATTAGCAGGAGCACCAATTAATTTTAAGCAACTAGAAAAAAACTGCCCAAGTTCACCAGATAAGGCTAATCTTTCACTGTTACTTCAGTGCTTGGCTGTGAGTTTACCACAATCTAGTACATATAACTTATCTGATTCACGAGTTAAAGCGGCGATCGCCATTAACCCGATTGACAGCACTATTATGGGGCAAGACAGTATCAGCCAAATTAAAATTCCTATAATGATTATGGCTGGCACTGCCGATACAATAGCTCCAGCATTTCCAGAACAAATTGAACCCTTCACCTGGTTAACCACCCTAAATAAATATTTAGTCTTAATTAATGGTGCTACCCACTTCTCAACAATTGGAGAATCACAAAGTTCTGGTGTACCCGTTCCCGAACAGGTGATTGGTCCGAGTCCTGCATTAGCACAGCGATATGTCAGGGCTTTGAGTCTTCCCTTCTTTGAAACCTACGTTGCTAATCAACCAAGTTACCGTCGCTACTTGAGTGCCAATTACGTCAACGCTATCAGTCAAGAACCCTTACGATTGAGTTTGGTACAGTTTCTCAGTTTGAAAAATTCTGCCTTGAGTCCAATACAACAGCACTCTGCTGTTTTTAATTCACAATCAAGTAGCCCTCCTTCCCTCCCAGCCTACGGTACAAAGCGCCCCTAG
- a CDS encoding helix-turn-helix domain-containing protein, translating to MSYVLDYIEHNPQEVQRLVGLKYEQLEQLMKQAMALHTQKQQESEAKKVRIINKGGGRKVKLSTEQQILLTLIYLRHLTTFQLLGIQFGVSESTANDTFNYWFPLLQEILPSSLLEQVKKTRVTIR from the coding sequence ATGAGTTACGTACTAGATTACATTGAACACAACCCTCAAGAGGTACAGCGATTGGTTGGTCTGAAATACGAGCAGCTAGAGCAACTAATGAAGCAGGCGATGGCCTTACATACCCAAAAGCAGCAGGAGAGCGAAGCAAAGAAAGTTAGAATCATCAATAAAGGGGGTGGTCGTAAGGTAAAGCTATCCACAGAACAGCAAATTCTGTTAACCCTGATATATTTGCGACATTTGACAACATTTCAATTGCTAGGTATCCAGTTTGGAGTGAGTGAATCAACAGCAAATGATACATTTAACTATTGGTTTCCACTCCTACAAGAAATCTTGCCATCAAGCTTACTTGAACAGGTAAAAAAAACACGAGTGACTATAAGATAG
- a CDS encoding pyridoxamine 5'-phosphate oxidase family protein yields the protein MTDSENRNEQIKKLRELIKDIDIGMLTTVDEDGTLRSRPMSINSEVEPDGDLWFFTYASSHKVREIEQQERVNVSFSDPQKQSYVSVSGSAQLVRDRDKLQQLWKPQLKAWFPKELDEPDIALLKVSVEKAEYWDAPSSFVAHTIALVKAMTTGEKPNVGENEKVTLK from the coding sequence ATGACAGATTCCGAAAACCGTAACGAACAAATTAAGAAGCTACGTGAACTGATCAAAGATATTGACATTGGGATGCTGACTACAGTAGATGAAGACGGGACTTTGCGCAGTCGTCCGATGTCAATTAACTCAGAGGTCGAACCTGATGGCGATCTTTGGTTCTTTACCTACGCCAGTTCTCATAAGGTAAGAGAAATTGAGCAGCAAGAGCGAGTCAACGTCAGTTTTTCTGATCCACAAAAGCAGAGCTACGTTTCAGTGTCGGGTTCAGCTCAATTGGTACGCGATCGCGACAAACTACAGCAGCTGTGGAAACCACAACTAAAAGCTTGGTTTCCCAAGGAACTAGATGAACCTGATATTGCTTTGCTCAAAGTTAGTGTAGAAAAGGCTGAGTATTGGGATGCTCCTTCGAGTTTTGTCGCGCACACAATTGCACTGGTGAAGGCGATGACAACAGGAGAAAAACCCAATGTTGGCGAAAATGAAAAAGTTACTTTGAAATAA
- a CDS encoding SDR family oxidoreductase — protein MDNNRWTLSGKKALITGATKGIGGAIAQEFLSLGAEIMIVARDAQAINQQLENWRSQGWKAYGIAADVATSDGRQAIIEQVNQTLGGLDILVNNVGTNIRKKALEYTEQEYERIFQTNLTSTFEMCRLAYPLLKAGDNSSIVNIGSVAGLTGVRTGAPYGMTKAALVQLTRSLAVEWAENQIRVNTVAPWFILTPLTESFLSNSDVLSSVLSRTPMGRVGTPEEVAGLVAFLCMPTATYITGQCIAVDGGFVGFGF, from the coding sequence ATGGACAATAACCGCTGGACACTTTCAGGAAAAAAAGCTTTGATTACGGGAGCAACCAAAGGAATTGGAGGAGCGATCGCCCAAGAATTCCTGTCTCTCGGTGCTGAAATTATGATTGTTGCCAGAGATGCACAAGCAATAAACCAGCAGCTTGAAAACTGGCGATCGCAAGGATGGAAAGCTTATGGAATTGCTGCGGATGTTGCCACTTCTGATGGTCGTCAGGCAATAATTGAACAAGTCAATCAAACTTTAGGAGGATTAGATATCCTCGTCAACAACGTTGGCACTAATATTCGCAAAAAAGCGCTGGAATATACAGAACAAGAATATGAGCGCATATTTCAAACCAACTTAACCTCTACATTTGAAATGTGCCGACTCGCTTATCCTTTGCTGAAAGCTGGAGACAACAGCAGCATCGTCAACATTGGTTCTGTTGCTGGGTTAACTGGAGTTCGCACAGGCGCACCCTATGGAATGACAAAAGCAGCGCTTGTACAACTGACTCGTTCTTTGGCTGTAGAATGGGCAGAAAACCAAATTCGTGTAAATACTGTTGCTCCTTGGTTTATTCTCACTCCTTTAACTGAATCTTTCTTGAGCAATTCAGATGTGTTAAGCTCCGTTTTATCGCGTACTCCAATGGGGCGAGTTGGCACACCAGAGGAAGTTGCAGGTTTAGTAGCCTTCCTGTGTATGCCAACAGCCACTTACATTACTGGACAGTGTATTGCAGTTGATGGTGGTTTTGTAGGCTTTGGTTTTTAA
- a CDS encoding GNAT family N-acetyltransferase has translation MKQNNVSLPTECTLRSATSEDIWSIRLLVLRAKLDPTQIRWQQFWVIECNKQLIACGQLRNFSGAQELGSLVVLPAWRSRGLGSFLTQHLITQATQPLYLECLGEKLAQFYSRFGFVAISFEELPPSLKRKFGLSQLAKKLIKVPVVFMKYQE, from the coding sequence ATGAAACAGAACAATGTGTCCTTGCCAACTGAGTGTACGCTTCGCAGTGCAACATCTGAGGATATCTGGTCTATTCGGTTGTTGGTACTGCGCGCAAAACTTGACCCTACCCAAATACGATGGCAGCAATTCTGGGTAATAGAATGTAACAAGCAATTAATCGCTTGCGGACAATTACGCAACTTCTCTGGTGCCCAAGAACTCGGTAGTTTGGTTGTCTTACCAGCTTGGAGAAGTCGAGGTTTGGGGAGTTTTCTGACACAGCATTTGATTACCCAGGCGACTCAACCACTTTATTTAGAGTGTCTGGGTGAGAAACTGGCGCAGTTTTACAGTCGCTTTGGTTTTGTGGCAATTTCCTTTGAGGAGTTACCACCATCTCTCAAACGCAAGTTTGGATTATCTCAATTAGCAAAGAAGTTGATAAAAGTTCCTGTTGTGTTTATGAAGTATCAAGAATAG
- a CDS encoding DM13 domain-containing protein — MSNGEQRYPIPAAINVSNFKSAVIWCRMANATFGYAPLRASGSASNY, encoded by the coding sequence ATGTCTAATGGTGAACAACGCTATCCAATTCCTGCTGCCATTAACGTATCTAACTTCAAGTCTGCGGTTATTTGGTGCCGTATGGCGAACGCAACTTTTGGTTATGCTCCACTCCGTGCTAGCGGTAGTGCAAGTAATTACTAG
- a CDS encoding alpha/beta hydrolase family esterase: MNVNISSQFLKRVFTCLLSISLVAGCESMQAQQITIQEENVVYGQSNGELADQGYTRTYDIYTPKSYSPSRPMPLVMVFHGDEGSGRSISNVSQFNKLADQKGFIVVYPDGIDQRWSIKNKNKRNIDDVSFVKNLINHIQEVRNIDSRRIYASGFSRGGILTQALSCELSDKIAAFASVAGSLPRRLKPNCQPEMPVSILMINGTNDQSVNYQGDKKTQKGSLVSIPEAIEFWRTHNQCPEYTAKNDTFLAGNQSDAPAGSRASRDRSKLKTYSYSGCSAGSEVVELAVVNGGHLWYGGSSTDKDVNDFNKDLGLDSTQTIWDFFERHTLPLV, translated from the coding sequence GTGAATGTTAATATCAGTTCCCAATTCCTCAAACGAGTCTTTACTTGTTTACTCTCAATTAGTTTAGTTGCAGGCTGCGAATCAATGCAAGCGCAGCAAATAACTATACAAGAAGAAAATGTTGTTTATGGTCAGAGTAATGGCGAATTAGCGGATCAAGGTTACACCCGCACTTACGATATTTATACGCCAAAGTCTTATTCTCCTAGTCGTCCTATGCCATTAGTTATGGTATTTCATGGAGACGAAGGCAGTGGACGCTCAATTAGTAATGTATCTCAATTTAATAAATTAGCAGACCAAAAAGGGTTTATTGTTGTTTATCCTGATGGCATTGATCAGAGATGGAGTATAAAAAATAAAAATAAAAGAAATATTGATGATGTTTCTTTTGTGAAGAATTTAATTAATCATATACAAGAAGTTAGAAATATTGATAGTCGTAGAATCTACGCCAGTGGTTTTTCTAGAGGTGGAATACTAACCCAAGCTTTGAGTTGTGAACTATCTGATAAAATAGCAGCTTTTGCTTCTGTAGCTGGTTCTTTGCCAAGGCGACTAAAACCAAATTGCCAACCAGAAATGCCTGTATCTATATTAATGATTAATGGCACAAACGACCAATCTGTAAATTATCAGGGTGATAAGAAAACTCAAAAAGGATCGCTCGTTTCTATTCCAGAAGCAATAGAGTTTTGGCGTACTCACAACCAATGTCCGGAATATACTGCCAAAAATGATACATTTTTGGCTGGGAATCAGAGCGATGCTCCAGCAGGGAGCCGCGCAAGCCGCGATCGCTCAAAACTTAAAACCTATTCCTACTCCGGTTGTAGCGCTGGTTCCGAGGTTGTAGAATTAGCTGTAGTCAACGGCGGACATCTCTGGTACGGTGGTAGTTCTACTGATAAAGATGTAAATGACTTCAATAAAGACCTCGGTTTAGACTCAACTCAGACGATTTGGGACTTCTTTGAGCGTCATACTTTACCTTTAGTTTGA
- a CDS encoding cation:proton antiporter, whose protein sequence is MQEDFRLIVDLVSVFAVAACGGLLAALLRQPVLLGYLIGGMVVGPSGLGLIKELIQVETLAQFGVAFLLFALGVEFSFTELKKVQAIALGGGGLQIALTILITVLVCGATGAWAYLPAKGIFLGAILSLSSTAVVLKCLMERNETETPHGQVMLGILVVQDLALGLMIAVLPALHEPGETLVVAVLLALLRIGLFAGGAVIAGIWLIPPLLRLLARTESRELFLLGVVALCLGIALLTESLGLSIEMGAFVAGLMISEVEYADQTLTYVEPLRDIFASLFFASIGMLIDPLFLWKNLELILGLVTLVFIGKCLIITPLVKLFRYPLKTALIVGLGLAQIGEFSFVLASEGQALGLVSRQVYLLILGTTAVTLVLTPFVLRLVPIVFDWVESVPWLKPYLSGEGQPLGVAEELPIKDHVVVCGYGRVGRNLVKLLQQHNLPVVVIDQSESRIQQLREAGVSYIYGNCVSFHVLETAGVNTARGMAIALPDPMSTRLCVKRALELSPDLDIVVRATNDKSIEVLYQLGAREVVQPEFEASLEMVSYILTDLGLSSSVVQREMQEIRSRHYLDLRPEQSASEVSRDLQLATQDLNKRWYSLPSGSPLVGMTLEEADMRYLTGVSLMAIRRQGGEEIDYPSLQTDLEEGDRLLVVGSDNELAALDEFAKGQAIVPGESSACQWVTLNTDSPAVGKTLADLDTRNKYAVMVQAMRREGKFIRFPDDNKDLQVNDQVLLCGNLLSLNQVVQLLVPESKIPLTIPIVKAGEAEPLKEFLPRDSVLD, encoded by the coding sequence GTGCAGGAAGATTTTAGACTCATAGTTGATTTAGTTTCAGTTTTTGCCGTTGCTGCTTGTGGCGGACTCTTGGCGGCGCTTTTAAGACAACCCGTTCTACTAGGGTATCTTATTGGTGGAATGGTCGTTGGGCCATCCGGACTGGGACTGATTAAAGAATTGATTCAAGTAGAAACGTTGGCTCAGTTTGGAGTCGCTTTTTTACTATTTGCCTTGGGTGTTGAGTTTTCCTTTACAGAACTGAAAAAAGTCCAGGCGATCGCCCTTGGTGGAGGAGGACTACAAATTGCCCTAACAATTCTCATCACAGTTTTAGTCTGTGGGGCGACAGGAGCTTGGGCATATCTACCAGCTAAAGGTATATTTTTAGGGGCAATTTTATCGTTGTCTTCCACAGCAGTTGTTCTCAAGTGTTTGATGGAACGTAATGAGACGGAAACGCCCCACGGACAGGTGATGCTGGGAATTTTGGTCGTTCAAGATTTAGCACTAGGACTGATGATCGCAGTCTTACCTGCCCTTCATGAACCTGGAGAAACGCTTGTTGTCGCAGTTTTGTTGGCACTGTTGCGGATTGGTTTATTTGCGGGTGGTGCAGTTATTGCGGGGATTTGGCTCATTCCTCCTTTGTTGCGATTGCTAGCCCGTACTGAAAGCCGAGAGTTATTTTTATTAGGTGTCGTAGCACTGTGTTTGGGTATTGCCTTACTCACAGAGTCTCTGGGGCTTTCTATTGAAATGGGAGCGTTTGTTGCTGGCTTGATGATTTCGGAAGTGGAATACGCTGATCAAACCCTTACGTATGTTGAGCCATTGCGAGATATTTTTGCCAGTTTATTTTTTGCCTCTATTGGGATGTTAATCGATCCACTGTTTTTGTGGAAGAATCTGGAATTGATTCTGGGATTAGTCACACTGGTATTTATTGGTAAATGTTTAATTATTACGCCACTTGTAAAGTTGTTCCGCTATCCGTTGAAAACAGCGTTAATTGTTGGGTTGGGACTGGCTCAAATTGGAGAATTTTCTTTTGTTCTCGCCAGCGAAGGACAGGCGCTGGGGCTGGTTTCTCGACAAGTCTATTTACTGATTTTGGGAACAACAGCAGTAACATTAGTGCTTACCCCTTTTGTGCTGCGTTTGGTTCCAATTGTATTTGACTGGGTAGAATCAGTACCTTGGTTAAAGCCCTATTTAAGCGGGGAAGGTCAGCCCTTGGGAGTTGCTGAAGAACTACCGATCAAAGACCATGTAGTTGTCTGCGGTTATGGGCGAGTGGGACGCAATTTGGTGAAGTTGCTTCAGCAGCACAATTTACCTGTTGTGGTGATTGATCAGTCAGAAAGTAGAATTCAACAGTTGCGCGAAGCTGGGGTTTCTTATATTTATGGTAATTGTGTAAGTTTTCACGTTTTAGAAACTGCTGGAGTCAACACAGCACGAGGAATGGCGATCGCACTTCCTGATCCCATGAGTACCCGTCTTTGCGTCAAACGCGCTTTGGAACTGTCTCCTGATCTAGATATCGTTGTTCGCGCCACAAATGACAAAAGTATTGAGGTACTTTATCAACTCGGGGCACGGGAAGTTGTGCAACCAGAGTTTGAGGCTAGTTTAGAAATGGTGAGTTACATCTTAACTGATTTGGGCTTATCATCTAGTGTGGTGCAACGAGAAATGCAGGAAATTCGCAGTCGTCATTATTTGGATCTGCGCCCTGAACAATCGGCGTCTGAGGTTTCTCGTGATTTACAACTAGCAACTCAAGACCTGAATAAACGTTGGTATTCTTTACCATCTGGTTCACCCCTAGTCGGTATGACTTTAGAAGAAGCAGATATGCGCTACTTAACAGGCGTGAGTTTGATGGCAATTCGTCGTCAAGGAGGTGAGGAAATAGATTATCCTTCACTCCAGACCGACTTAGAAGAAGGCGATCGCCTTTTGGTTGTCGGTTCTGATAATGAATTAGCGGCTTTGGATGAATTCGCCAAAGGTCAAGCTATTGTCCCTGGAGAAAGCAGCGCTTGCCAGTGGGTTACTCTCAATACTGATAGTCCAGCGGTTGGGAAAACCCTTGCAGATTTGGATACCCGCAACAAATATGCGGTTATGGTGCAAGCAATGCGACGAGAGGGCAAATTTATCCGCTTTCCCGATGATAATAAGGACTTGCAAGTCAACGACCAAGTTTTATTGTGTGGAAATTTGCTTTCTCTAAATCAAGTTGTGCAGTTGCTTGTCCCAGAAAGCAAAATACCGCTAACTATCCCAATCGTGAAAGCAGGCGAAGCAGAACCACTCAAAGAGTTTTTGCCAAGAGATAGTGTGTTGGATTAG
- a CDS encoding HARBI1 family protein, which translates to MVDSCEQPRERPGEYKEQKRYYSGKKKSHTFKNQIIVLPDGKDIVDVIVGRPGPKSDINVFRESRKGFDPNQKFKGDKAYEGEPFIKTPTKKAKKQELTLEQKEKNKELASERIFVEHLIRFIKIFRVASERFRLNPHKYEQIVMTICGLVRFRIGALVLPI; encoded by the coding sequence ATAGTAGATAGTTGTGAACAGCCTAGAGAGCGACCTGGAGAGTATAAAGAACAAAAAAGATATTACTCTGGTAAAAAGAAAAGCCATACATTTAAAAATCAAATTATTGTTTTACCAGATGGGAAAGATATTGTTGATGTAATTGTGGGAAGACCTGGGCCGAAAAGTGATATAAATGTATTTCGTGAAAGTCGCAAAGGCTTTGACCCTAATCAAAAGTTTAAGGGAGATAAAGCTTATGAAGGAGAACCATTCATTAAGACTCCCACGAAAAAGGCGAAAAAACAAGAATTAACTCTAGAGCAGAAAGAAAAAAATAAAGAGTTGGCATCTGAACGAATCTTTGTTGAACATTTAATTCGTTTCATTAAGATATTTAGAGTTGCCTCTGAAAGATTTCGACTAAATCCACATAAATACGAACAGATAGTCATGACTATTTGTGGACTTGTAAGATTCCGAATAGGAGCATTGGTTTTACCAATATAA